In the genome of Candidatus Binatia bacterium, one region contains:
- a CDS encoding insulinase family protein: protein MHRTVTFRHCGLRVAYQHQPGALTAIALSVRAGARFDGRHPGIAHMAEHMLFQGTASLDQLALNRRAAELGGEHNADTGYETISLTFEVFNEDLDAALGLLAEQFYRSEVNSDRFRKERRVVIDEIRSRADDPFERLHTRAWGSFFGGALAHPVCGTIRDLRGVEAAHVAGFIRTHFTHARSVLAVVGGVKEEAAVKAVRRHFRSGSPAVSRAAPAVRFGQTGPRRWRGSGGQAYLIKMVAVPADPRELLAVGMAIDLVGADPDSRLFQEIRERLGLGYDVSATVESGAGWAVATIAASAARSAADRLVRAVEETCARAAAEGFNPDELLRARKKLRYRYASLAESRIDRALALAEGALTGFPVPEEAERIVSRTSQATVEAAWRRALSGRTLTAVMVG, encoded by the coding sequence ATGCATCGTACCGTCACGTTCCGGCACTGCGGTTTGCGTGTTGCTTACCAGCACCAACCCGGAGCCCTCACCGCGATCGCTCTCAGCGTGCGTGCGGGCGCCCGTTTCGACGGGCGGCACCCGGGCATCGCGCATATGGCCGAGCACATGCTCTTTCAGGGCACGGCCAGTCTCGATCAACTGGCGTTGAACCGACGTGCCGCCGAGTTGGGTGGCGAGCACAACGCCGACACCGGTTACGAGACCATCTCGCTCACGTTCGAGGTGTTCAACGAGGACCTCGACGCCGCGCTGGGATTGCTCGCCGAGCAGTTCTACCGTAGCGAAGTGAACTCGGACCGCTTTCGCAAGGAGCGCCGAGTAGTCATTGACGAGATCCGCAGCCGGGCGGACGATCCGTTCGAGCGCCTGCACACGCGGGCGTGGGGCAGCTTCTTCGGCGGTGCGCTCGCGCATCCGGTGTGCGGCACGATTCGGGACCTGCGCGGCGTCGAGGCCGCGCACGTAGCGGGTTTCATCCGCACCCACTTCACGCATGCGCGGAGCGTTCTCGCGGTGGTCGGGGGCGTGAAAGAGGAGGCAGCCGTGAAGGCGGTTCGCCGGCACTTCCGCTCCGGCAGCCCGGCCGTCTCTAGGGCTGCCCCGGCGGTGCGGTTCGGGCAAACGGGACCGCGGCGATGGCGCGGCAGCGGGGGGCAGGCCTATCTCATCAAGATGGTGGCGGTGCCCGCAGACCCCCGCGAGTTGCTCGCAGTCGGGATGGCGATCGACCTGGTCGGTGCCGACCCTGACAGTCGTTTGTTTCAGGAGATCCGCGAACGCCTCGGCCTGGGCTACGACGTGTCGGCGACCGTCGAGTCCGGGGCGGGCTGGGCGGTGGCGACGATCGCAGCTAGCGCGGCGCGCAGCGCGGCAGATCGGCTGGTCCGGGCGGTTGAGGAGACGTGTGCCCGAGCGGCCGCGGAAGGGTTCAATCCGGACGAACTCCTGCGGGCACGCAAGAAGCTGCGCTATCGTTATGCGTCGCTGGCCGAGAGCCGCATCGACCGGGCACTGGCATTGGCCGAGGGGGCGCTTACGGGCTTTCCGGTTCCGGAAGAAGCCGAACGCATCGTCAGCCGCACGTCGCAGGCGACCGTCGAGGCGGCCTGGCGCCGCGCGCTGTCCGGCCGCACGCTCA